In Lysinibacillus sp. FSL M8-0337, the following proteins share a genomic window:
- a CDS encoding GNAT family protein — protein MEIRILSKSDAQVYQEVRLSALKNNPEAFGSTYEREVNVSLQTVAERIEATTDKFVLGAFHNNGSLVGIVTFVREDSPKTSHKGNVFGMYVAPEGRGRGLGKLLMSKLIKRAKCCEGLEQINLTVVSDNSSAQKLYKSLGFEVYGLERKALQFNGHYYDEELMVLYF, from the coding sequence ATGGAGATTCGTATTTTAAGTAAATCAGATGCACAAGTATATCAAGAAGTGCGTTTAAGTGCATTAAAAAATAATCCGGAAGCATTTGGTTCCACATATGAGCGTGAAGTAAACGTTTCATTACAAACTGTTGCAGAGCGAATAGAAGCAACAACCGATAAGTTTGTGCTCGGTGCTTTTCATAATAACGGTTCGTTGGTTGGCATCGTAACTTTTGTGCGTGAAGACAGTCCGAAAACGAGTCATAAAGGGAATGTTTTTGGCATGTATGTTGCACCTGAAGGAAGAGGGCGTGGATTAGGGAAATTACTGATGAGCAAACTAATAAAGAGGGCGAAATGTTGTGAAGGTTTGGAGCAAATAAACTTAACAGTTGTTTCTGATAATAGTTCAGCCCAAAAGTTATATAAGTCATTAGGCTTTGAGGTTTACGGCTTAGAACGCAAAGCTCTTCAATTTAATGGGCACTATTATGACGAGGAATTGATGGTGTTATATTTCTAA
- a CDS encoding lantibiotic dehydratase — MYEMMPYINVRTANHSTNEENQDRWFDKKLFTSSRSLYHQLQRNENFNKATLAKRKYLNRSRYRATPFGLFSSVYFNTIDEVNHSTNQMIIHHDFKVYTSIDSEWISKFISTLKNENLASLQVTWNSNVVYQNSNFLYNNWTLDDKKKFNTNKIQLNTLLEAIQVHAKKAVTIEELAKKLEEQNGVLLPFKIVLNVVKQLVHGGYLITDLDNLAFIQDFELLIRYVEEKNYSFPKDAIKQIRTLIKNQNNSISKFNIDTVNKLEKLLASIHNCEYYLRFDSETNVINLDLDKGLIEKTLLPFVNFLSTYAIRVPVSDRYQADILFFKEKYGNSKVKFLDFYKNYQLIREKNCSLERKTSDLEKKIKMQLLALTSTAANRHLKEIDIANLHFEDLKIESEISPAIQSCFYLESNNGQLNFSLTPYAGNAGLGRLEGRFSYINPAYFTTMKNIERRKIAEANTEVITVKYMPKNQHYYNIMNDCYEGNLNLQYGTAENHQSVPLEHLFISIQDNKLTLSALLDDGTEKIVKFEQYNVSNIEHFSPHILNDLLFWSSNYYANIMSLLFDIQKIRKDFIHFPKVLFKDIELIPQSWLIKNYMGDIRSQDQFFSKFTEMKTIYEIPDSLFVRCNDLRILIDTNRKEDLDILWDIYKTDNSFTIYLEENSLNLANFITLDSEGNHYMSEFVFNFVAQKIKPKKLVQLPLFQTKEELNLERKVNWQHFNIYLPHELQDDFLGTYLNELIKELKSNGAITKSFYIRYFDDRHHIRLRISPTSHFNGIDEYLAKGIIAGDIIDYSIGKYDPEYERYGGLTTMSEAEDFFCADSSLILSLLASCLGNEKIDKVDHAIYLVFKLLSLHTKDLHQQFRIMDDGYSNKDFSKDFRENRHKYLAFSDIAASSNTDLTAHHFAFNKEQLTDWELQLSNYFKKLINENRFDFNIIRSLIHMTCIRLFGIKSEEEELVGNMVWRVLKQQIAIKKKATNATLILNSN; from the coding sequence ATGTATGAAATGATGCCCTATATCAATGTAAGAACAGCAAATCACTCAACTAATGAGGAAAATCAAGATCGTTGGTTTGATAAAAAACTTTTTACTAGTTCCCGTAGCTTATATCATCAATTGCAAAGGAACGAGAATTTTAACAAAGCCACACTAGCTAAAAGAAAATATTTAAATAGATCTAGATATAGAGCAACACCCTTCGGCTTATTTTCATCTGTCTACTTCAATACTATAGATGAAGTAAATCATTCAACAAATCAAATGATTATTCATCATGACTTTAAAGTATATACAAGTATTGATTCGGAATGGATTAGTAAATTTATTTCAACCTTAAAAAATGAAAATTTAGCAAGCTTACAGGTTACGTGGAATTCGAATGTGGTCTACCAAAATTCGAATTTTTTATACAATAACTGGACATTAGATGATAAAAAGAAGTTTAATACAAATAAAATTCAATTAAATACTCTATTAGAAGCGATTCAAGTCCATGCAAAAAAAGCTGTTACTATTGAAGAGTTAGCCAAAAAACTAGAAGAACAAAATGGTGTTCTTTTACCATTTAAAATTGTATTAAATGTAGTGAAACAATTGGTCCACGGTGGCTATTTGATTACGGATTTAGACAATTTAGCATTTATTCAAGACTTCGAACTTCTAATTCGCTATGTTGAAGAGAAAAATTATTCTTTCCCAAAAGATGCGATCAAGCAAATAAGAACTTTGATAAAAAATCAAAATAATTCTATAAGCAAGTTCAATATAGATACTGTAAACAAGTTGGAAAAACTATTAGCTTCAATTCATAATTGTGAATATTACCTTCGCTTTGATAGTGAAACTAACGTTATTAATCTTGATTTAGATAAAGGTCTTATAGAAAAAACACTCTTACCTTTCGTTAATTTCCTATCGACTTATGCAATACGGGTACCTGTAAGTGATAGATATCAAGCTGATATCCTTTTTTTTAAAGAAAAGTACGGAAATTCAAAAGTAAAGTTTTTAGATTTTTACAAAAACTATCAATTGATTCGAGAGAAAAATTGTTCGCTAGAACGCAAAACGTCAGATTTAGAGAAAAAAATAAAAATGCAATTATTAGCACTAACATCTACGGCAGCAAACAGACATTTAAAAGAAATCGACATAGCAAATTTGCATTTTGAAGACCTAAAAATAGAAAGCGAAATTTCTCCAGCAATACAAAGTTGTTTTTATTTAGAGAGTAATAATGGACAACTCAACTTTTCGCTAACCCCGTATGCTGGAAATGCGGGACTTGGACGTTTAGAAGGACGATTTTCATATATAAATCCAGCATATTTTACAACAATGAAAAATATTGAAAGAAGAAAAATTGCAGAAGCTAATACAGAGGTCATTACCGTTAAATATATGCCTAAAAATCAACACTACTATAATATTATGAATGATTGCTATGAAGGCAATTTAAATCTTCAATATGGAACTGCTGAAAATCATCAATCCGTTCCATTAGAGCACCTCTTTATTAGCATACAAGATAATAAATTAACACTTTCTGCATTATTAGATGACGGTACTGAAAAAATTGTAAAGTTTGAACAATATAATGTATCTAATATTGAACATTTTTCCCCACATATTTTAAATGACTTACTATTTTGGAGTAGCAATTACTATGCAAATATTATGTCGCTTCTATTCGATATTCAAAAAATACGAAAAGACTTTATTCATTTTCCAAAGGTTCTTTTTAAAGACATTGAATTAATCCCTCAATCTTGGCTAATTAAAAATTATATGGGAGATATACGCTCACAAGATCAATTTTTCAGCAAGTTTACCGAAATGAAAACGATTTATGAAATACCGGATTCACTTTTTGTTAGATGTAATGACCTAAGAATATTAATCGATACTAATCGTAAAGAGGATTTAGATATTTTATGGGATATTTATAAAACGGATAATTCTTTTACTATTTACCTTGAAGAAAATTCATTGAACTTAGCTAACTTCATTACGCTTGACTCAGAAGGCAACCATTATATGTCTGAGTTTGTTTTTAACTTTGTAGCACAAAAGATTAAGCCGAAGAAACTTGTCCAACTACCTTTGTTTCAAACAAAGGAAGAATTAAATTTAGAAAGAAAAGTTAACTGGCAACATTTTAATATTTATTTACCGCACGAACTCCAAGACGACTTTTTAGGCACTTATTTAAATGAGCTTATTAAAGAGCTAAAATCCAACGGTGCAATTACTAAGTCTTTTTACATTCGTTATTTTGATGATAGACATCATATAAGATTAAGAATTTCTCCTACTTCTCACTTTAATGGAATAGATGAATATCTAGCAAAAGGCATTATAGCTGGGGATATCATTGATTATAGTATAGGAAAGTATGACCCAGAATACGAAAGATATGGAGGATTGACTACCATGTCGGAGGCAGAGGATTTTTTCTGTGCTGATAGTTCTCTTATTCTTAGTTTATTAGCTTCCTGTTTAGGTAACGAAAAAATAGATAAAGTGGATCACGCTATCTATCTTGTGTTTAAACTACTATCTCTTCATACCAAAGATCTACATCAACAGTTCCGTATTATGGATGATGGTTATTCAAATAAGGACTTTTCAAAAGATTTCCGTGAAAACAGACATAAATATTTGGCATTTAGTGATATTGCTGCATCTTCAAATACTGATTTAACTGCACATCATTTTGCTTTCAACAAAGAACAACTGACCGACTGGGAGCTACAATTGTCTAACTATTTTAAAAAATTAATAAATGAAAACCGTTTTGATTTTAATATTATTCGAAGTTTAATACATATGACATGTATCAGACTGTTTGGTATTAAATCAGAAGAGGAAGAATTAGTTGGAAATATGGTTTGGAGAGTTTTAAAACAACAAATTGCTATAAAGAAGAAAGCCACTAACGCTACCCTTATTTTAAACTCAAACTAA
- a CDS encoding GNAT family N-acetyltransferase: protein MKIEKGTNCHIEEIESLYNELNDYLDAHINYPGWKKGIYPIKETAIKGIQEGNLYVMKDGNHIAGTVILRREQEMAYSKVDWKIHLDAEDILVIHTFAVHPAYLKKGIGKKIMDFIIEHSKAMNIKAIRLDVYEKNQPAISLYRKYDFAYIDTVDLGYSEYGLENFELYQKLL from the coding sequence ATGAAGATAGAAAAGGGAACGAATTGTCATATAGAAGAAATAGAGTCTTTATATAATGAGTTAAACGACTACCTTGATGCCCATATTAATTATCCTGGATGGAAAAAAGGAATATATCCTATAAAAGAAACGGCAATTAAGGGCATACAGGAAGGTAATTTATATGTGATGAAAGATGGAAATCATATTGCAGGGACGGTTATTTTAAGACGTGAACAGGAAATGGCTTATTCGAAAGTGGATTGGAAAATACATTTAGATGCTGAAGACATCTTGGTTATACATACTTTTGCCGTACATCCGGCTTATCTAAAAAAGGGCATTGGCAAAAAAATAATGGATTTTATTATTGAGCATAGTAAAGCCATGAATATAAAGGCAATTCGCTTGGATGTATATGAAAAAAATCAACCTGCTATCAGCCTCTATAGAAAATATGATTTTGCGTATATTGATACAGTTGATTTAGGTTATAGTGAATATGGTTTAGAGAATTTTGAACTGTATCAAAAGCTACTATAA
- the abc-f gene encoding ABC-F type ribosomal protection protein gives MEELALKLNNVQISFGDKEIFDTKELTVYQNDRIGIVGKNGQGKTTLLNIIAGTITPDNGKIERFVDFNYFQQIGELKEETNADYLDSQLLSRLNVPTNSVETLSGGEQSKFRLVQLLSQYKMGLLLDEPTTHVDKNGIDIMIEELNYYYGTLIFVSHDRYFINAIATKIWEIDNGKIKEFNGNYDQYLEQKQQEKLELQRKYQKVTKEKERLQEAVEVKKSQAKKISIVSEKNKQRNIKPNRLASTKQKDTVQKSMLKTVKSIEKRMDMLEEVHIEKEPKPISFPIVKELEINNRFPIMGHNITVTAGDNILLAEQDFQFPLGKKIAIVGDNGVGKSTFLHYIMNNQDGITLSSKIVFCTYKQMDYKMSGDISILEYLMKMSEYKESFIRAILSNLGFEEATIRKPLHALSGGEVTRISLAALFAKPSNVLILDEPTNFIDLATIEALEKFLLGYKGTVLFTTHDQLIVERVADQIWEIKDKTLQLIKEK, from the coding sequence ATGGAAGAGCTTGCTTTAAAATTAAACAATGTTCAAATTAGTTTTGGGGACAAGGAAATTTTTGATACTAAGGAATTAACCGTTTATCAAAATGATCGCATTGGTATTGTAGGGAAAAATGGTCAAGGCAAAACGACTTTATTGAATATAATTGCAGGTACCATTACACCTGATAATGGAAAGATTGAACGATTTGTCGATTTCAATTATTTTCAACAAATCGGTGAGCTAAAGGAAGAAACGAATGCTGACTATCTAGATTCCCAATTACTTAGCCGCTTGAACGTTCCTACTAACAGCGTTGAAACACTTAGTGGTGGAGAACAATCCAAATTTCGTTTAGTTCAGTTACTATCTCAATATAAAATGGGTCTGCTGTTAGACGAACCGACAACGCACGTAGATAAAAATGGGATCGACATAATGATCGAAGAATTAAATTATTACTACGGTACTTTAATATTTGTCAGCCATGATCGCTATTTTATTAATGCAATCGCCACTAAAATATGGGAAATAGATAATGGGAAAATCAAAGAATTTAACGGCAATTACGATCAATATCTGGAACAGAAACAACAAGAGAAGTTGGAGTTACAAAGAAAATATCAAAAGGTCACAAAAGAAAAAGAACGATTACAAGAAGCCGTAGAAGTGAAAAAGAGTCAGGCAAAGAAAATTTCTATTGTTAGCGAAAAAAACAAACAACGAAATATTAAACCGAATCGCTTAGCTTCTACCAAACAAAAAGACACGGTTCAAAAGAGTATGTTGAAAACCGTGAAATCAATAGAGAAAAGAATGGATATGTTGGAGGAGGTTCATATTGAAAAAGAACCTAAACCAATTTCTTTTCCAATAGTGAAAGAACTTGAAATAAATAATCGTTTTCCGATAATGGGACATAATATCACCGTTACTGCTGGAGACAATATCCTTCTTGCAGAACAGGATTTCCAATTCCCACTTGGCAAGAAGATAGCTATAGTAGGAGACAATGGCGTAGGTAAATCAACTTTCTTACACTATATAATGAATAATCAAGATGGTATCACGCTTTCCTCAAAAATTGTATTTTGCACTTACAAGCAAATGGATTATAAAATGAGTGGGGACATAAGTATATTAGAGTATCTTATGAAGATGAGTGAGTATAAAGAAAGTTTTATTCGGGCGATTCTCAGTAACCTTGGCTTTGAAGAAGCCACTATTAGAAAACCTTTACATGCGTTAAGTGGTGGAGAAGTAACTCGAATTTCTTTGGCAGCCCTTTTTGCCAAACCTTCTAATGTCCTTATTTTAGATGAACCAACAAATTTTATAGACTTAGCTACTATTGAAGCATTGGAAAAATTTTTACTAGGCTATAAAGGAACAGTGCTCTTTACTACTCATGATCAGCTTATTGTGGAAAGAGTAGCTGACCAAATTTGGGAAATTAAAGATAAAACGTTACAGCTTATCAAGGAAAAATAA
- a CDS encoding histidine--tRNA ligase, producing MDYQNVRGTQDYLPEQERIRRKIRRTLEDTFITYGCKPLETPILNYTSLMASKYAGGAEILQEMYVLSDRGERELALRYDLTIPFAKVIAMNPTLPMPFKRYEIGKVFRDGPIKAGRFREFTQCDVDIVGVDSQAAEAELMMMALDAFEKLEQDVVIQYNNRKLLVGLLGVFGVDADVQSRVILILDKIEKVGHDAVLAELTEVGLQLAVVKRIAYFLQDDRKNTLAYFGQYDEPLIQEGVAEMEELEHYLNKLGITENCLFNPLLARGLEIYTGTIYEMFVRDGRITSSIGSGGRYDNAIGGLLGGTEKFATVGISFGLDVIFTAMMLDEQKKQETLIDIYIIPINTTVESLVLAKALRKDYRVEVELSGKKLRKAMDKANRENIPFVIVLGLEEVTQNHYMLKNMQTGETATKTFIFNV from the coding sequence ATGGATTATCAAAATGTTAGAGGAACCCAAGACTATTTACCAGAGCAAGAACGTATTCGTCGTAAAATTCGGCGTACGTTAGAAGATACTTTTATCACATATGGGTGTAAACCACTTGAAACACCGATTTTAAACTATACAAGCTTAATGGCATCAAAATACGCAGGAGGTGCTGAAATTCTACAAGAGATGTATGTGCTATCGGATCGAGGAGAACGTGAACTAGCATTACGTTATGATTTAACGATTCCATTCGCAAAGGTCATTGCAATGAACCCTACATTACCGATGCCATTTAAACGTTATGAAATTGGCAAAGTGTTTCGAGATGGCCCGATTAAAGCGGGGAGATTCCGCGAGTTTACACAATGTGATGTAGATATTGTTGGGGTTGATTCACAAGCAGCTGAGGCCGAATTGATGATGATGGCATTAGATGCTTTTGAAAAGTTAGAGCAAGATGTTGTCATTCAATATAACAATCGTAAGCTATTAGTTGGCTTACTTGGTGTTTTTGGTGTAGATGCTGATGTGCAAAGTCGGGTAATTTTAATACTCGATAAAATTGAAAAAGTAGGTCATGATGCAGTTTTAGCAGAGTTAACAGAGGTAGGTTTGCAACTTGCTGTTGTAAAGCGAATCGCATATTTTTTACAAGACGATAGAAAAAATACACTTGCTTATTTCGGCCAATATGATGAGCCTCTGATTCAAGAAGGTGTAGCCGAAATGGAAGAATTAGAACACTATTTAAATAAGCTTGGCATTACAGAAAATTGTCTATTTAATCCTTTGCTTGCGCGTGGGCTAGAAATTTATACGGGTACAATTTATGAAATGTTCGTACGGGATGGTCGCATAACATCCAGTATAGGAAGCGGGGGTCGTTATGATAATGCGATTGGCGGGCTATTAGGGGGAACAGAAAAGTTCGCTACGGTCGGTATTTCATTCGGGTTAGATGTTATTTTTACAGCTATGATGTTAGATGAACAAAAAAAGCAGGAGACATTAATTGATATTTATATCATTCCTATTAATACAACAGTAGAGTCTCTTGTATTAGCAAAAGCATTGCGGAAAGACTATCGCGTTGAAGTAGAGCTTAGTGGTAAAAAATTAAGAAAAGCGATGGATAAAGCAAATCGTGAAAACATTCCTTTTGTTATTGTGTTGGGGCTAGAGGAAGTAACGCAAAATCACTATATGCTAAAAAATATGCAGACAGGGGAGACCGCTACTAAAACTTTTATTTTCAATGTATGA